One window from the genome of Deltaproteobacteria bacterium encodes:
- the lptC gene encoding LPS export ABC transporter periplasmic protein LptC yields MLKISVAAIVILLVIGWVLFSEWREPEEKKTSPSLKIVPEKVDVKADDVFFTEVGRADVRYEIRAKTVTYQKKDNTADLEDVRVKIIMPSRQVYTITADRGSYDTNKKDISMTGHVAVKSDDGTLVTTDRLFYTDAEKKIHTTSPVTMINRDIEVRGVGLRLFVDKRQLTLLSQVKATISSRQPR; encoded by the coding sequence TTGCTGAAAATATCTGTCGCGGCGATCGTCATCCTGTTGGTGATCGGATGGGTTCTTTTCTCTGAATGGCGGGAACCGGAGGAGAAGAAAACCTCGCCGTCGCTGAAAATAGTACCGGAAAAAGTCGATGTGAAGGCAGACGATGTGTTTTTCACGGAGGTAGGGCGGGCTGACGTCCGGTATGAGATCCGGGCAAAAACCGTTACCTATCAGAAGAAGGACAATACGGCGGACTTGGAGGATGTTCGTGTGAAGATCATTATGCCCAGTCGTCAAGTCTATACCATTACCGCCGACCGGGGGAGTTATGACACGAATAAAAAGGATATTTCCATGACGGGTCACGTTGCAGTCAAATCGGATGATGGTACCCTGGTGACCACCGATCGGCTTTTCTACACGGATGCGGAGAAAAAAATTCATACGACCTCACCTGTAACTATGATAAACAGGGACATTGAGGTGAGGGGAGTGGGGTTGAGGTTGTTTGTGGATAAAAGACAGCTGACTCTGCTGTCCCAGGTCAAAGCAACCATTTCGTCACGTCAACCGAGATGA
- a CDS encoding HAD hydrolase family protein, producing the protein MNDELSDEVKERIKGVRWLVLDVDGVLTDGRVILDDNGLESKHFNVKDGHALKMMMRFGFNIMFLTGRRSRVVELRAEDLGVSEVHQRVMNKLEYFTRWMASKGVSFAETAYVGDDIVDIPLMKKAAFSATVADAAEEVPPMADYISPFGGGKGAVRDICKTILRVQGKWKEVAERYHFPEFL; encoded by the coding sequence ATGAATGATGAGTTAAGTGATGAAGTCAAGGAAAGGATCAAAGGAGTCCGATGGCTGGTGTTGGATGTGGATGGGGTCCTGACCGATGGTCGGGTTATCCTCGATGACAATGGACTGGAAAGCAAGCATTTCAATGTCAAAGACGGCCATGCTCTGAAAATGATGATGCGTTTCGGTTTCAACATCATGTTTCTCACGGGACGCCGCTCCCGTGTTGTGGAACTCCGTGCGGAAGATCTGGGTGTCAGCGAGGTCCATCAGAGGGTTATGAATAAACTGGAATATTTTACGCGTTGGATGGCGTCAAAGGGTGTTTCCTTTGCCGAAACAGCCTACGTCGGTGATGATATTGTTGATATTCCCCTGATGAAAAAGGCGGCTTTTTCCGCCACTGTGGCGGATGCGGCGGAAGAAGTGCCCCCCATGGCCGATTATATTTCGCCGTTCGGAGGCGGTAAGGGAGCGGTGAGGGATATCTGCAAGACTATTCTCAGGGTGCAGGGGAAATGGAAAGAGGTCGCAGAACGGTATCATTTTCCCGAATTCCTCTGA